In Sphingomonas sp. LR60, the following are encoded in one genomic region:
- the sdhD gene encoding succinate dehydrogenase, hydrophobic membrane anchor protein, which produces MGTEIGRVRGLGSAGHGAHHWWHQKLTAGTNFLLMVWLLASIASLPSYDHATVRLWLHSAWAAIPMALLIASVFYHFRLGLQVVIEDYAHKESRFVLTVLVNVFTLATAGTAIFSILKVAFGATA; this is translated from the coding sequence ATGGGTACCGAGATCGGCCGCGTCCGCGGGCTGGGCAGCGCCGGGCACGGCGCGCACCATTGGTGGCACCAGAAGCTGACCGCCGGCACCAATTTCCTGCTGATGGTCTGGCTGCTCGCGTCGATCGCGTCGCTGCCGTCCTATGACCATGCGACCGTGCGGCTGTGGCTGCATTCGGCATGGGCCGCGATCCCGATGGCGCTGCTGATCGCGTCGGTCTTCTATCACTTCCGCCTCGGCCTGCAGGTGGTGATCGAGGATTATGCGCATAAGGAAAGCCGTTTCGTGCTGACCGTCCTCGTCAATGTCTTCACGCTGGCGACCGCCGGCACCGCCATCTTCTCGATCCTCAAGGTCGCTTTCGGAGCCACCGCCTGA
- the sdhC gene encoding succinate dehydrogenase, cytochrome b556 subunit, whose translation MASKPARPRSPHLFSGPMQLHYRWSPAMTASIMHRVTGDGMATVGTLLLVWWLAAIAAGPAAYGVFLDVFTTSTGALNILGWIVGVGLTWSLFQHMMSGIRHLVMDTGAAFELKVNQRLALLTFVASTLLTIAFWLYLGVK comes from the coding sequence TTGGCCTCGAAACCCGCCCGCCCGCGCAGCCCGCACCTGTTCAGCGGTCCCATGCAATTGCACTATCGCTGGAGCCCGGCGATGACCGCGTCGATCATGCACCGCGTGACCGGCGACGGGATGGCGACCGTCGGTACGCTGTTGCTGGTCTGGTGGCTGGCCGCGATCGCCGCGGGCCCTGCAGCCTATGGCGTGTTCCTCGACGTGTTCACTACCTCCACGGGCGCGCTGAACATCCTGGGCTGGATCGTCGGCGTCGGGCTGACGTGGTCGCTGTTCCAGCATATGATGAGCGGTATCCGCCATCTGGTGATGGACACGGGCGCCGCGTTCGAACTGAAGGTGAACCAGCGGCTGGCGCTGCTGACCTTCGTCGCATCGACGCTGCTGACGATCGCGTTCTGGCTTTATCTGGGGGTCAAGTAA
- a CDS encoding methyl-accepting chemotaxis protein: protein MLPNDLPPIGSVAAALDLNARFDVFDLDGELTRAARDAWETLRPQARTIADAYWSHWKRCFGTTANHASYENERMIDLGVAFLENRFLRTRERAWVESIERSVASAYAASVSPMALLAMISASDRAALGVLMAALPREDPRLPMLIDTLMRLSALEGELTVAIYSIYTTHSAQGARDKLAADFRNEIAVTVEATTHEGHSLRSQASVASSSARGMLGKTSEVAAAAEQSAVAMRDAASTAAGLIRAIEDARAEVEVAADIATRAASQAGDAVTVSGALSDHAKSIESILGLIRDIAGQTNLLALNATIEAARAGDAGRGFAVVAQEVKSLANQTARATDDIAAKIAAIQAATRVTVDTSASIRNTVAEVQDSATRIRHAMESQAQTVTAITAAVDETALAADSMSHTIATIRTDTEAVASEIDQLGTGFESLASRLGDLDTRAGNFATRVAA from the coding sequence ATGTTGCCCAACGATTTGCCACCGATCGGATCCGTCGCCGCCGCGCTGGACCTCAATGCACGTTTCGACGTGTTCGATCTGGACGGCGAGCTTACGCGCGCCGCGCGTGACGCGTGGGAGACGCTGCGCCCGCAGGCGCGCACCATCGCGGACGCTTATTGGTCGCATTGGAAGCGCTGTTTCGGCACCACGGCCAACCATGCATCCTATGAGAACGAGCGGATGATCGACCTCGGGGTCGCCTTCCTCGAAAACCGCTTCCTGCGCACGCGCGAGCGGGCGTGGGTCGAGTCGATCGAGCGTTCGGTCGCCTCCGCTTATGCCGCGAGCGTCTCGCCGATGGCGCTGCTGGCGATGATCAGCGCCAGCGATCGTGCCGCCTTGGGCGTGCTGATGGCGGCGCTGCCGCGCGAGGATCCCCGCCTGCCGATGCTGATCGACACGCTGATGCGACTGTCGGCGCTGGAGGGTGAACTCACCGTTGCGATCTATTCGATCTATACGACGCACAGCGCGCAGGGCGCACGCGACAAGCTCGCCGCCGATTTCCGCAACGAAATCGCGGTGACCGTCGAGGCGACCACACACGAGGGGCATAGCCTGCGCTCACAGGCGTCGGTCGCTTCCTCGTCGGCGCGCGGCATGCTGGGCAAGACCAGCGAGGTCGCCGCCGCTGCCGAGCAATCCGCGGTCGCGATGCGCGACGCCGCCTCCACCGCTGCCGGGCTCATCCGCGCGATCGAGGATGCGCGCGCCGAGGTAGAGGTCGCCGCCGACATCGCCACCCGCGCCGCCTCGCAGGCCGGCGACGCGGTGACCGTCTCGGGCGCGCTCAGCGACCACGCAAAGTCGATCGAGTCGATCCTCGGGCTGATCCGCGACATCGCCGGACAGACCAATCTGCTCGCGCTTAACGCCACGATCGAGGCCGCCCGCGCCGGTGATGCCGGCCGCGGCTTCGCGGTCGTCGCGCAGGAGGTGAAGAGCCTCGCCAACCAGACCGCGCGCGCCACCGACGATATCGCCGCCAAGATCGCCGCGATCCAGGCAGCCACCCGCGTCACCGTCGACACCTCGGCCTCGATCCGCAACACCGTCGCCGAGGTCCAGGATTCTGCGACGCGCATCCGCCACGCGATGGAGTCGCAGGCGCAGACGGTCACGGCGATCACCGCCGCGGTCGACGAAACCGCGCTGGCCGCCGACTCGATGTCGCACACGATCGCGACGATCCGCACCGACACCGAAGCGGTCGCCAGCGAGATCGACCAGCTCGGCACCGGCTTCGAATCGCTGGCCAGCCGCCTTGGCGACCTCGACACCCGCGCCGGGAATTTCGCGACCCGCGTCGCCGCCTGA
- a CDS encoding methyl-accepting chemotaxis protein, which translates to MNSFVHHDVRPLAERARDFDPDGRILASCAEIATLLTEHDAWAEIAVTFWNHLASRATVPAAVRDLSPAKRQRRVEAAIGYTRLRYQEPLSVAWREMVVAQVNESQAAGIPLTALLSGLSAAHCRTTEIVAAAVGDDTARLLRLGNALLRLAMLESDLLTTQLCVIGVTRARTQRAEHAAAFRTRIGTGIDAIAARGRVVRDRARSTGGAASGMIDKTREVSVAAEQSALAMRDAASTAAGLINAIGSVQRDMQVATQTLTAATDQAEGAVAASAALDEHAKSIESILGLIRDIAGQTNLLALNATIEAARAGDAGRGFAVVAQEVKSLANQTARATDDIAAKIAAIQAATRVTVEKSASIQTSIEQLRGAASQINDSMFEQARTVTAITAAVDQTALTADSMSHTIAAIQEGTQIVAGEVESLGQSFEMIAQRFETLRTQADDFANVA; encoded by the coding sequence ATGAACTCGTTCGTCCACCACGACGTGCGCCCGCTCGCCGAGCGCGCACGCGACTTCGACCCCGACGGTCGCATCCTGGCGAGCTGCGCGGAGATCGCGACGCTCCTCACCGAGCACGACGCATGGGCCGAGATCGCGGTGACGTTCTGGAACCATCTGGCGTCCCGGGCGACCGTCCCCGCGGCGGTTCGCGACCTGTCCCCGGCCAAGCGTCAGAGGCGCGTGGAGGCCGCGATCGGCTACACCCGGCTCCGCTACCAGGAACCGCTCAGCGTCGCGTGGCGGGAGATGGTCGTCGCGCAGGTCAACGAATCGCAGGCTGCCGGCATCCCGCTGACCGCGCTGTTGTCCGGCCTCTCGGCCGCGCATTGCCGCACGACCGAGATCGTCGCTGCGGCGGTCGGCGACGACACGGCGCGGCTGCTGCGGCTCGGCAACGCGTTGCTGCGGCTGGCGATGCTCGAATCCGACCTGTTGACCACACAGCTCTGCGTGATCGGCGTGACCCGCGCGCGCACCCAGCGCGCCGAGCACGCTGCGGCGTTCCGTACCCGGATCGGCACGGGCATCGACGCGATCGCGGCGCGCGGGCGGGTGGTGCGCGACCGCGCGCGCTCCACCGGCGGTGCGGCGAGCGGCATGATCGACAAGACGCGCGAGGTTTCGGTCGCCGCGGAGCAGTCGGCGCTCGCGATGCGCGACGCCGCCTCGACCGCCGCCGGCCTCATCAACGCGATCGGCAGCGTCCAGCGCGACATGCAGGTCGCGACCCAGACGCTCACCGCCGCGACCGACCAGGCGGAGGGCGCAGTCGCCGCCTCCGCCGCGCTCGACGAACACGCCAAGTCGATCGAGTCGATCCTCGGGCTGATCCGCGACATCGCCGGACAGACCAATTTGCTCGCCCTCAACGCGACGATCGAGGCCGCCCGCGCCGGTGATGCCGGCCGCGGCTTCGCGGTCGTCGCGCAGGAGGTGAAGAGCCTCGCCAACCAGACCGCGCGCGCCACCGACGATATCGCCGCCAAGATCGCCGCGATCCAGGCCGCCACCCGCGTCACGGTCGAGAAATCCGCCTCGATCCAGACCAGTATCGAGCAACTTCGCGGCGCCGCGTCGCAGATCAACGATTCGATGTTCGAACAGGCGCGCACCGTCACCGCGATCACCGCCGCGGTCGACCAGACCGCGCTCACCGCCGACTCGATGTCGCATACGATCGCCGCGATCCAGGAAGGAACGCAGATCGTCGCGGGCGAGGTCGAGTCGCTCGGCCAGTCGTTCGAGATGATCGCCCAGCGCTTCGAAACGCTGCGCACGCAGGCGGACGACTTCGCCAACGTAGCCTGA
- a CDS encoding 50S ribosomal protein L11 methyltransferase, which translates to MSADIDSWRVTLPCTRAEAEAIDAADDLAIDAVLMTTEEVEDDREHWRLDAYCEHEPDATMLAALAVLVPSAAGTAPTVTPLTAQDWVTMSQAGLEPIREGRFVVHTSSHPVDTPEGGRAFLIDAGQAFGTGHHATTSGCLAMLDGLADHTITNAIDLGTGTGLLAFAAAHLWPAASITATDIDPAAIEVTRENMAANQVDGIELIVADGALSEAIAARAPYDLLIANILAGPLISMAPEVAAIATTHAAIVLAGLLETQRAEVERAFTACGCTVEAVDRRGDWSILRLTAGTERYVPTRPIDPKGRDGWALDL; encoded by the coding sequence ATGTCCGCTGATATCGACAGCTGGCGCGTCACCCTGCCCTGCACCCGCGCCGAGGCGGAGGCGATCGACGCCGCCGACGATCTCGCGATCGACGCGGTGCTTATGACCACCGAGGAAGTCGAGGACGATCGCGAGCATTGGCGGCTCGACGCCTATTGCGAGCATGAGCCCGATGCCACGATGCTCGCCGCGCTCGCCGTGCTTGTCCCCAGCGCCGCCGGCACCGCGCCGACCGTCACCCCGCTCACCGCACAGGATTGGGTGACGATGAGCCAGGCCGGGCTCGAGCCGATCCGCGAGGGCCGCTTCGTCGTCCACACCAGCTCGCACCCGGTCGACACGCCCGAAGGCGGTCGCGCGTTCCTGATCGATGCGGGGCAGGCGTTCGGCACCGGACACCACGCCACCACTTCGGGCTGCCTCGCGATGCTCGACGGGCTGGCCGACCACACCATCACCAACGCGATCGATCTCGGCACCGGCACCGGCCTGCTCGCCTTCGCCGCCGCGCATCTCTGGCCCGCTGCGTCGATCACCGCCACCGACATCGACCCCGCCGCGATCGAGGTCACCCGCGAGAACATGGCGGCGAACCAGGTCGACGGCATCGAACTGATCGTCGCCGACGGCGCGCTGTCGGAAGCGATCGCCGCGCGTGCGCCCTACGATCTGCTGATCGCCAACATCCTCGCCGGACCGCTGATCTCGATGGCGCCGGAAGTTGCCGCGATCGCCACGACGCACGCCGCGATCGTGCTCGCCGGCTTGCTGGAAACGCAGCGCGCCGAGGTCGAGCGCGCTTTCACCGCCTGCGGCTGCACGGTCGAGGCGGTCGATCGCCGTGGTGACTGGTCGATCCTGCGGCTCACCGCCGGTACCGAGCGCTACGTCCCCACCCGCCCGATCGATCCCAAGGGCCGCGACGGCTGGGCGCTCGACCTGTGA
- a CDS encoding TIGR02117 family protein, with protein sequence MKRLATIAARALGVLAIVAFVYLLAGTALSTIPRNRDWHAPTTGGVTIWIEDNGVHTGIVMPKVAAGIDWRSDFPAADLPDPRFAANDHVAIGWGERNFFLGTPTWSDVRPVTVLHAAFGSDETLLHVEHIPRPQATRDVRAVVLRPDEYRRLATAIRASRASGPAIRGYAGYDAFYPGAGRYDALRTCNAWTGDRLADAGVKIGWWTPFSASVMQWFERATG encoded by the coding sequence TTGAAGCGGCTCGCGACGATCGCGGCACGCGCGCTCGGCGTGCTCGCGATCGTCGCGTTCGTTTATCTGCTCGCCGGCACCGCACTCTCGACGATCCCGCGCAATCGCGACTGGCATGCGCCGACGACGGGCGGCGTGACGATCTGGATCGAGGACAATGGCGTCCACACCGGGATCGTCATGCCCAAGGTCGCCGCCGGCATCGACTGGCGCAGCGACTTTCCCGCTGCCGATCTCCCCGACCCACGCTTTGCCGCGAACGACCACGTCGCGATCGGCTGGGGCGAAAGAAACTTCTTCCTCGGCACCCCGACATGGTCCGACGTGCGCCCGGTCACCGTTCTGCACGCGGCATTCGGCAGCGACGAGACGTTGCTCCACGTCGAGCATATCCCCCGCCCACAGGCGACGAGGGACGTACGAGCCGTCGTGCTCCGCCCCGACGAATATCGCCGCCTCGCCACCGCGATCCGCGCCAGCCGCGCCAGCGGTCCGGCGATCCGCGGCTATGCCGGGTACGACGCCTTCTATCCCGGCGCGGGCCGGTACGACGCGCTGCGGACCTGCAATGCGTGGACGGGGGACCGCCTTGCGGATGCCGGGGTCAAGATCGGCTGGTGGACGCCCTTCTCGGCATCGGTGATGCAATGGTTCGAGCGCGCAACGGGCTAG
- a CDS encoding pirin family protein codes for MSTRDDLVLQTLEPATHDLGGFKVYRTLPHRDRTMVGPFLFFDQMGPAHLPPGNGVDVRPHPHIGLSTVTYLFEGAFQHRDSLGSDIRITPGAVNLMTAGAGIVHSERSPDDVRVDGPRLDGIQTWLALPDGQEDRAPAFEHVAAEKMPVIDAHGATARVVMGSLWGVTSPVTAYAETIYADIVLAPGAAVPIDDSTDERAIYLASGDATLDGLALEPQRLYVLRPGVAATLFSKTGGRAMLAGGAAFATPRHVWWNFVHSSRDAIREAKRAWKAGEFASVPNDSEWIPLPEVPKTVSYP; via the coding sequence ATGTCGACCCGCGACGATCTGGTGCTGCAGACGCTGGAGCCCGCCACCCACGACCTTGGCGGCTTCAAGGTCTATCGCACCTTGCCGCACCGCGATCGCACGATGGTCGGCCCCTTCCTGTTCTTCGACCAGATGGGGCCCGCGCACTTGCCGCCCGGCAACGGCGTCGACGTACGACCGCACCCGCATATCGGCCTGTCGACCGTCACCTATCTGTTCGAGGGCGCGTTCCAGCATCGCGACTCGCTCGGCAGCGACATTCGCATCACCCCCGGCGCGGTGAACCTGATGACCGCCGGCGCGGGGATCGTTCATTCCGAACGCTCGCCCGATGACGTTCGCGTCGACGGCCCGCGGCTCGACGGCATTCAGACGTGGCTCGCGCTCCCCGACGGGCAGGAGGATCGCGCCCCGGCTTTCGAGCATGTCGCCGCCGAGAAGATGCCCGTCATCGACGCGCACGGGGCCACCGCGCGCGTGGTGATGGGATCCCTGTGGGGCGTCACCTCGCCGGTGACGGCCTATGCCGAGACGATCTACGCCGACATCGTGCTCGCCCCCGGCGCGGCGGTGCCGATCGACGACAGCACCGACGAGCGCGCCATCTATCTGGCCAGCGGCGATGCGACGCTCGACGGCCTCGCGCTCGAACCCCAGCGTCTCTACGTGCTGCGCCCCGGCGTGGCCGCGACGCTCTTTTCGAAGACAGGGGGCCGCGCGATGCTGGCGGGCGGCGCGGCGTTCGCGACCCCGCGGCATGTCTGGTGGAACTTCGTCCATTCGTCGCGCGACGCGATCCGCGAGGCCAAGCGCGCGTGGAAGGCGGGCGAATTCGCCAGCGTCCCCAATGACAGCGAGTGGATCCCGCTCCCCGAGGTGCCGAAGACCGTCAGCTATCCGTGA
- a CDS encoding DUF4169 family protein has protein sequence MGEIVSLKQARKTKARAAKEMQAAANRAVFGRTKAQKAADATEQARKVALLDGAKLTDS, from the coding sequence ATGGGCGAGATCGTCTCCTTGAAGCAGGCGCGCAAGACGAAGGCGCGCGCCGCAAAGGAGATGCAGGCCGCCGCCAACCGGGCCGTCTTCGGGCGGACCAAGGCGCAGAAGGCCGCCGACGCCACCGAGCAGGCGCGCAAGGTTGCGCTGCTCGATGGCGCCAAGCTCACGGATAGCTGA
- the nusB gene encoding transcription antitermination factor NusB yields the protein MSRTAARTKARAAARLAAIQALYQHEMEGTAVPVLLHEFHQHRLGATIEEVEYAEADVAFFDDLVKGVTARAGEIDMLVEAKLSAGWTLERLDKPMKAILRAGTYELLARADVPVGAAISSYVDVAHAFYQKREAGFVNGLLDAIGKQVRA from the coding sequence ATGTCCCGCACCGCTGCTCGTACCAAGGCCCGCGCCGCCGCGCGCCTCGCCGCCATCCAGGCGCTCTATCAACATGAGATGGAGGGCACTGCCGTCCCCGTGCTGCTCCACGAATTCCACCAGCACCGGCTGGGCGCGACGATCGAGGAGGTCGAATATGCCGAGGCGGACGTCGCGTTCTTCGACGATCTGGTGAAGGGCGTCACCGCGCGTGCCGGTGAGATCGACATGCTGGTCGAGGCCAAGCTGAGCGCCGGCTGGACGCTGGAGCGGCTCGACAAGCCGATGAAGGCGATCCTGCGCGCGGGCACCTATGAATTGCTGGCGCGCGCCGACGTGCCGGTCGGGGCGGCGATCAGCTCCTATGTCGATGTCGCGCATGCTTTCTATCAGAAGCGCGAGGCCGGGTTCGTCAACGGCCTGCTCGATGCGATCGGCAAGCAGGTGCGCGCCTGA
- a CDS encoding YciE/YciF ferroxidase family protein, whose product MGLFTKDIATLEDLFLHQLQDVYYAENQITKALPKMIDKATAPELKKGFETHLRETEGQIARLEQVFEALDHKAKAVTCPAIDGIIKEANEVAGEIADKAVLDAALIASAQAVEHYEITRYGTLIAWAKQLGHANVVSLLQATLDEEKATDDKLTTLAEKKVNKKAELASA is encoded by the coding sequence ATGGGCCTGTTCACCAAGGATATCGCGACGCTCGAGGACCTGTTCCTGCACCAGTTGCAGGACGTCTATTATGCCGAGAACCAGATCACCAAGGCGCTGCCGAAGATGATCGACAAGGCGACTGCGCCCGAGCTGAAGAAGGGCTTCGAAACGCATCTGCGCGAAACCGAAGGCCAGATCGCGCGGCTGGAGCAGGTGTTCGAGGCGCTCGACCATAAGGCGAAGGCGGTCACCTGCCCGGCGATCGACGGCATCATCAAGGAAGCCAACGAAGTCGCGGGCGAGATCGCCGACAAGGCGGTGCTCGACGCCGCGCTGATCGCCTCGGCGCAGGCGGTCGAACATTATGAGATCACGCGCTACGGCACGCTGATCGCCTGGGCCAAACAGCTCGGCCACGCCAATGTCGTCTCGCTGCTCCAGGCGACGCTCGACGAGGAAAAGGCCACCGACGACAAGCTGACGACGCTCGCCGAGAAGAAGGTGAACAAAAAGGCCGAACTCGCCAGCGCGTAA
- the hisD gene encoding histidinol dehydrogenase: MIRLDTRDGDFASRFDDLVDARREAASDVARDVATIVRAVRDDGDAALHAFTQKLDRHDLNETGWRVDAAACAAAFEGLEPELRAALELAATRIRAYHEKQRPEDVSFTDAAGVRLGARWRAVDAAGVYVPGGRAAYPSTLLMNAIPARVAGVERLVVVTPTPDGEVNPLVLAAAHLVGADEVWRVGGAQAVAALAYGTERIARVDVVTGPGNAWVAEAKRQVYGVVGIDMVAGPSEIVVVADGANDPEWIAADLLSQAEHDTTTQSILFADDTAFADRVAEAVERQLQALPTQAVARVAWEDNGAIVIVPTLEAAMPLVDRLAPEHVELACNDPQALFDLLRHAGSAFMGRHTPEAIGDYVAGPNHVLPTGRRARFSSGLGVTDFMKRTSFLQLDETALNELGPATIALARAEGLPAHAQSVALRIRSNR, encoded by the coding sequence ATGATCCGGCTCGACACGCGCGATGGCGATTTCGCCAGCCGTTTCGATGATCTGGTCGATGCACGGCGCGAGGCGGCGAGCGATGTCGCGCGCGACGTGGCGACGATCGTGCGCGCGGTGCGCGACGACGGAGATGCGGCGCTGCACGCCTTTACGCAGAAGCTCGACCGGCACGACCTGAACGAGACGGGGTGGCGGGTCGATGCGGCGGCCTGTGCGGCGGCGTTCGAGGGGCTGGAGCCGGAGTTGCGCGCGGCGCTGGAACTCGCCGCGACGCGCATCCGCGCCTATCACGAGAAGCAGCGACCCGAGGACGTGAGCTTCACCGATGCCGCCGGGGTCCGGCTGGGCGCGCGGTGGCGCGCGGTGGATGCGGCGGGTGTGTACGTGCCCGGCGGTCGAGCGGCCTATCCCTCGACCTTGCTGATGAACGCGATTCCGGCGCGGGTCGCGGGGGTCGAGCGGCTGGTGGTGGTGACGCCGACGCCGGATGGTGAGGTCAATCCGCTGGTGCTGGCTGCCGCGCATCTGGTTGGTGCGGACGAAGTGTGGCGGGTCGGCGGTGCGCAAGCGGTCGCGGCGCTGGCGTATGGGACCGAGCGGATCGCGCGGGTCGATGTCGTGACCGGACCGGGCAACGCCTGGGTCGCGGAGGCCAAAAGGCAGGTCTATGGCGTGGTCGGGATCGACATGGTCGCCGGGCCGAGCGAGATCGTCGTCGTGGCGGATGGCGCGAACGATCCGGAATGGATCGCCGCCGACCTGCTTAGCCAGGCCGAGCATGACACGACGACGCAGTCGATCCTGTTCGCCGATGATACCGCTTTTGCCGATCGGGTGGCGGAGGCGGTCGAGCGGCAGTTGCAGGCGCTGCCGACGCAGGCGGTGGCGCGGGTGGCGTGGGAGGACAATGGCGCGATCGTGATCGTACCGACGCTGGAAGCGGCGATGCCGCTGGTCGACCGGCTCGCGCCCGAGCATGTCGAACTGGCGTGCAACGATCCGCAGGCGCTGTTCGACTTGCTGCGGCACGCTGGGTCGGCCTTCATGGGGCGACATACGCCGGAAGCGATCGGTGACTATGTCGCGGGGCCGAACCATGTGCTGCCGACCGGACGGCGCGCGCGGTTCTCGAGCGGGCTGGGAGTGACCGATTTCATGAAGCGGACCAGCTTCTTGCAGCTCGATGAGACGGCGTTGAACGAGCTGGGGCCGGCGACGATCGCGCTGGCGCGGGCCGAGGGGCTGCCGGCACATGCGCAGTCGGTGGCGTTGCGGATCCGAAGCAATCGGTAG
- the hisG gene encoding ATP phosphoribosyltransferase → MSEPPIPNPIVIAVPKGRILEEALPLLARAGIVPEPAFGDPQSRALRFRTDRDGIELIRVRAFDVATFVAHGAAQLGIVGSDVLAEFDYAELYAPVDLNIGHCRLSIAEPADMAANDDPRGWSHVRVATKYPHVTAQHFARAGVQAECIKLNGAMELAPTLGLASRIVDLVSSGKTLKENGLVEVERIMEVSARLIVNRAAMKTRAHVFPLVEAFRAAVAA, encoded by the coding sequence ATGTCCGAGCCGCCCATCCCCAACCCGATCGTCATCGCCGTTCCCAAGGGGCGCATCCTCGAAGAAGCCCTGCCGCTGCTCGCACGCGCCGGGATCGTCCCCGAGCCGGCGTTCGGTGACCCGCAGAGCCGCGCGCTGCGTTTCCGCACCGATCGCGACGGGATCGAGCTGATCCGCGTCCGCGCCTTCGACGTCGCGACGTTCGTTGCGCATGGCGCGGCGCAATTGGGGATCGTCGGATCCGACGTGCTCGCCGAGTTCGACTATGCCGAGCTGTATGCGCCGGTCGACCTGAATATCGGCCATTGCCGACTGTCGATCGCCGAGCCGGCCGACATGGCCGCCAACGACGATCCGCGCGGGTGGAGCCATGTGCGCGTCGCGACGAAATATCCGCACGTTACCGCGCAGCATTTCGCGCGCGCCGGGGTGCAGGCGGAGTGCATCAAGCTGAACGGTGCGATGGAGCTGGCGCCCACCCTCGGGCTGGCGAGCCGCATCGTCGATCTGGTGTCGTCGGGCAAGACGTTGAAGGAAAACGGTCTGGTCGAGGTGGAGCGGATCATGGAGGTGTCGGCGCGGCTGATCGTCAATCGTGCGGCGATGAAGACGCGTGCGCATGTCTTCCCGTTGGTCGAGGCGTTTCGCGCGGCGGTGGCGGCATGA
- a CDS encoding DUF2332 domain-containing protein has translation MADESTNRAAFEVQAQYCDAMAAPQTAALCRALARVLTRDTVVGARLLDWPGEPVADATVLRIVGGLHALARRGVANPFAADDAMLATILATYDATLLPWLDGPPQTNEAQRSAGLMTGLLHVAATLGPRVEILEIGSSAGLNLLIDRMHFDLGGVRVGPADSPLAIVPAWRGPPPPAAPIAIERTRGVDIAPVDIRDPAQAERLAGYVWVDNHERLARLATALDLVRARPVDLVQGDAADWVEARLAEPQEQGVARVLMHSVVWQYLPAASRRRIRAAMAEAGARATHDRPLGWVMMEPNRDLHRHEVRVQYWPSNQPMHLVALTHAHGTWVEGLPAPYETRDYVMRRGAYE, from the coding sequence ATGGCAGACGAGTCCACCAACCGCGCCGCCTTCGAGGTCCAGGCGCAATATTGCGACGCGATGGCCGCGCCGCAAACCGCCGCGCTGTGCCGCGCGCTCGCCCGCGTGCTGACCCGCGACACCGTGGTCGGCGCACGGCTGCTCGATTGGCCGGGGGAGCCGGTCGCCGATGCGACCGTGCTGCGCATCGTCGGCGGGCTCCACGCGCTCGCCCGCCGCGGCGTTGCAAACCCCTTCGCCGCCGACGATGCGATGCTGGCGACGATCCTCGCCACCTACGACGCCACGTTGCTGCCCTGGCTCGACGGACCGCCGCAGACCAACGAGGCGCAGCGGTCGGCGGGGCTGATGACCGGGCTGCTCCACGTCGCCGCCACGCTCGGCCCGCGCGTCGAGATACTCGAGATCGGCTCCAGCGCCGGGCTCAACCTGCTGATCGATCGGATGCACTTCGATCTCGGCGGGGTCCGCGTCGGCCCCGCCGACTCGCCGCTCGCGATCGTTCCCGCCTGGCGCGGCCCGCCGCCGCCCGCCGCACCGATCGCGATCGAGCGCACGCGCGGCGTCGATATCGCCCCGGTCGACATCCGCGACCCGGCGCAGGCCGAGCGGCTCGCCGGCTATGTCTGGGTCGACAATCACGAACGCCTCGCCCGGCTCGCCACCGCACTCGACCTGGTCCGCGCCCGCCCGGTCGATCTGGTGCAGGGCGACGCCGCCGACTGGGTCGAGGCACGCCTGGCCGAGCCGCAGGAACAAGGCGTCGCGCGCGTCCTGATGCATTCGGTCGTCTGGCAGTATCTCCCCGCCGCGTCGCGCAGACGCATCCGGGCCGCGATGGCCGAAGCCGGCGCGCGCGCTACGCACGATCGCCCACTCGGCTGGGTGATGATGGAGCCCAACCGCGACCTCCACCGCCACGAGGTGCGCGTGCAATATTGGCCGTCCAACCAGCCGATGCACCTGGTCGCGCTCACCCATGCGCATGGCACGTGGGTCGAGGGGCTGCCTGCGCCATACGAAACCCGCGACTATGTCATGCGCCGCGGTGCCTATGAGTGA